From Gossypium raimondii isolate GPD5lz chromosome 11, ASM2569854v1, whole genome shotgun sequence:
CATTTAATATGGATCAATTCTAATATTAATGCTCATGATAATCCATGCATTAGAAAACCCACTTGTGTGCAAACTTTGCGGATCCATGTACACATGGGAGAGAATAATACCTTAAACATTATTGCACTCGCTAAAATCGTGAAAGAAGTGAACAAGGCATAATAAATAGGAGAAACAATTGCCGTGTTGAAAGTATCCAATGCCTGCAACCACATCAAAGCATTacataaaattgaaacaatttGGAACTGCAATTCAAGAATTGATTTCTCTTCTATTATAACCCCCTTTCAAGTTAAAGATAGCCAAATTTATTGTCATTTACTGTTGTTCCCATCCCATTTTGGGAATGCCTTCGCCATGTCTTGACCatgttttcttattattattttttgcatGTCCCTCTATTTCATATGCTTATCCCAGAATGAAGAAGGCATATCTCTTTAAAGCACAGATGTGGGACTGATAGTTTGAGGATTCCAATGTGACAATTTGGGTTTTCCTTTCACATTGCATTATTTTTAAccttcttagttttattttggaGTCCAAGTATTTCTTAGAGTCCTAATTGAAATAGAGTTTTAGATCTGTTAGTACCAATGGTGTTAGGAATCTAGATAAATAATATAGAATATTATTAGAGAATCTATGAATTACTACTTTTGTGACAGTAAGATGCAACGTGTGCCTAAGGGTCCTAGGAGAAATCTTAGGATCTCTCCTTTTCTTATTGATAATTTGATGCAATCAACTTTAGATTTAACTCCTAAGGAACCCTAGTCTAAAGCTCAAGGATCTATTCTCCCCCATTTTCctcattcaaattttatttttctgtttttctcAATAATATTCAGGGCATATAATTCTTAAGAATAGTTCCTTGCAGCCATACATCACATACAAAGAGCAAACAACTGCTTTAATAGCAATCTCCAGTGCCTAAGGTTTGCAACATTTTTATGAATCTTTGAAGTAAGAAGTGGAATATTCCTTTTCTTCCCTTGAACAATTATATTGCAATACTTCTTGAATCAAGGCTAATCATTaccaaatttaaagaaaaataaccgTACCAGTAATTTGTAGTTTGTTTACTCAAGCAGGTTGACAAAGTCAAATATCTCACATGAgcaacaattttttaatttccaaaCATATTTTGTAGAATTCTGTGACATGAGTATAAGATTTTTTGTTTCAAAGAGTCTTGTTTTTGAAGGCATCTATTATCTATACCATCAGTAGCATGTTGCCTCAGCTTTATGATTTGTCATCATGAGACTTAAGAGTATGCTTAAATGCTTACCatatttagataatttaattgaataatgataCAGGTAATTGCAACCATTGCAAAGATCCAAGTCTGGAAGTATTTGGCCTGATTTGTGCCCTCCAATGTTAGCTTTATTGCAATACCAATTGCTTTTATGCTCATTACCTGCAAGAAAGTTACATTTATTGTCCATTACTTTTAAAACAGTGATGAATAAACTACattcaaattgataaaagtTTGACAGAAATTACTAGAAAGCAAAGTGATAAAACTATTAGATCTCAAGATGCAGTTAGCTGCAAAGATGACATTTCTTACCGTCAATGATCCAATTACTGAGCATATTCCAATATACACGATTATGTTAGTTTGACCATAACGAGGTGCACAATACAAAATTAGTACCAACGCAGTAGCTATTGCTGAAGCTGTATACAAAAGAAAGGCTGGAAAAGAGAAAACAGATTCATGTAAACATATGGAAGCCAAGAATAAGATAATATAAGCATTTGATATCTGGTGAGAACTTTAGCAATCTACCTGGTTGAGTAGCAAGTTCCCAAATTTCTTCAACTGAGCTAATAGAACGCTCCTCAGGAGCATGAAGCACAATGATTGTCGAACCTACTATGCACAAAAGGCATCCCAACATTCCCATTTTCTGCAGTTTCTCCTTTAACATGAAATGTGCTAAAACAGCACTGCCGAATTTAACAGGAAGTGAGAGAGGATCAGAAACAAACAATTAAGTGAAGTAGTTTcgattgaaataataaattaaagttccaaaatcaacaaagaaaaaaaatgttaccTAACGATGATACTCAAAGCACCAAGAGGCGTTACCAAAACAGCAGGTGCATAGATATAAGCAACGAAATTGGAAATCTCCCCGATAATCACTGTCATATTAAAATGAATCATTTTACAAACGAAAGCATCAAATTGACTCGATTAAGCTAAACTTAAATTCTGGTCAATGAAATGCTGTTAAAAACTCACTAGTAAGCATGCCAACCCACCAGAGCGGCTCCAACAAGTAGCCATATCCACCAGAACCTTATAAAAAGCTCGCAGCAAAT
This genomic window contains:
- the LOC105802353 gene encoding probable magnesium transporter NIPA6; the protein is MYSSNLKGFILAMVSSAFIGSSFIIKKKGLRKAGVNGPRASSGGYGYLLEPLWWVGMLTMIIGEISNFVAYIYAPAVLVTPLGALSIIVSAVLAHFMLKEKLQKMGMLGCLLCIVGSTIIVLHAPEERSISSVEEIWELATQPAFLLYTASAIATALVLILYCAPRYGQTNIIVYIGICSVIGSLTVMSIKAIGIAIKLTLEGTNQAKYFQTWIFAMVAITCIIIQLNYLNMALDTFNTAIVSPIYYALFTSFTILASAIMFKDYSGQSASSIASELCGFITVLSGTAVLHSTRDPETPLITDLYTPLSPKVSWYIQGNGELWKQKDEDESSPSFITILRQDYFK